The genomic window CCGCGCCCGCGCGCTGCTGCTGAGCGACCATAACCGGCCCGGCGGGCACATGACCGGGCCGCAGGTCGCCGACGCCCTGGGTATGCACCTCAACACCGTCGCGCGGCTCCGCCGTAGCTTCGCCCGCCAGGGCGGCCAGCCGGCCCTGGAGCGCAAGCCTCGGGACGAGCCGGCCGTCGCGCCGATCGTCGATGGCCGCGTCGAGGCCCACCTCATCGCCATCTGCACCGGCCCGCCCCCGGAGGGCCGCTGCCGATGGACCATGGAACTGATCGCCGGAGAGTTGGTGCGCAGCGAGGTCGTCGAGTCGATCAGCGGCGAGACCGTCCGGCGGGCGCTAAAAAAAATGAGCTGAAGCCCTGGCAGAAGCGGTCGTGGTGCGTCCCGGAGCGGGACCGCGCCCGCTTCGTCGCCGACATGGAGGCGGTGCTCGACGTCTACGCCGAGCCGCGCGACGTGGCGCACCCGCTGGTCTGCATGGACGAGGCGGCCAAGCAGCTGACCGAGGGCGTCGAGCCGACGACGGCGGCGATCCCGGGCCGGGCGGCCAAGGAGGACTACCACTACGAGCGCCGCGGGGTGCGGGCGATCTTCATGTTCTTCGACCCGATCCGCGGCTGGCGGCGGGTCAGCGGGCGGGACAGCCGGATGCGCGCCGACTGGGCCGAGGAGGTGCGGCGGCTGCTGGACGAGGACTACCCCCACGCCGAGTTGGTGACGCTGGTGTGCGACAACCTGAACACGCACGGCATCGCGTCGCTGTACGAGGCGTTCCCGGCCGCCGAGGCGCATCGGCTGGCGCGGCGGCTGCGGATCGTGCACACGCCGCGCAGCGGCAGCTGGCTGAACGTGGCGGAGATCGAGCTGTCGGTACTGGCGCGGCAGTGCCTGGACCGGCGCATGGGCAGCGGCGAGGAGGTCGACGCCGAGTGCGCCGCGTGGGAGCGGGCGAGGAACGCCGAGGGGAGCCGCGTGATATGGCGTTTCACCACGGCGGACGCCCGCATCAAGCTGAGGCACCTCTACCCACAAATTTGATTGTGGCGGTCTACTACAAAAAAACATAAGAGCCGATGATACGGCCTGGTAGGGGGCGCCAAGCGATGGCGCGGACGCACCGGACTCATCTTCCCGCTGGCCGACAACGTCCGGCCGCCGAAGTAAGGGCTGGAATCTCCCGACGACACGGCCGCCGCCTCGCGTCGCAATCTTTTGTAGGGTGCGTCTCGACGCACCGGACCGCCGCATCATGCGGAGCGAGCAGTCATCGGGGAGGTGAGGCGTCCGGGCTCCGCTCGAATACGAGCGGGGCCCGAGCCGTCGGCGAGGACGAGCCGATCCGGTGCGTCGAGACGCACCCTACAAAACAACATGGCTTTACCAGATGCGGGTGACGCCGTGGGCGTCCAACGCCGCGTCGGCGCTCACCATCGGGGCCCGCTCCACCAAGGATTGGGCGGAGAGGAGCCGGTCGAACGGGTCCTTGTGACCGGGCACGAAGGGCATACGACCCAGGAAGGCTGTGTGCGCGGTTTCAATGGGGAGAATCCGGAAGCCGTGGTCATCGTGCATGAGGCCGAGGGAATCCTCATGGGGGCGGTCCAGGATCATCTCGCCGATGCTGACCTTGACGGCGACCTCCCAGCAGGAGGCCGGGCTGATCAGGATCTCGTTGGCCGCGTCCTGGATCAAGGATCGGGCCGTCTCGCTGAGGTGTGGCGAACCTTCGACATACCAGTAGATGGCGTGCGTGTCGAGGAGGAGCCTCACGGCATGTATTCCTGGAAGTCCGCGAGGTGCTCCTCATCGTCCGACACGACGGTGATGAATCCCTTGCCCAGCCCCGGCGGCGGGCGAAGCCCCGTCCCCGGTTTCGGCGACGCGCCGACGATACGTGCGACGGGCTTCCGGTCCTCGGTGATGATGACCTCCTCCCCGGGGCCGAGATGCAGGATAAGTTCCCGAAGTCGAACCTGGACTTCATCAATGCTCAGAACGGTTGACATTCTTGAACCCCTCCATGGGGAGGGCCCGGGGACGTGGCCCGGATCGATGCCGTGATGCGATCGAGTCGATTCCATGATCGGCCCGACTTGCGGGGCGCGTCAAGCCACGGCGCGGACGCACCCCGCGGAAGAGGGCCCACGGCAGCGGGGCCGTCGATCATCCCAGGATCAGCGGCGACCGCTTCTCGGCGGCCTCGTCCATGAAGGACTGGACGCGGCCGACGAGGTCCTCGGGGTCGGGGGTGGTGCCCTCCAGGATCAGGGCGTTGGCCCAGAGCTGGAGGCCGCACTGCTTGATGAAGGCGTCGTGCTCGTTGTTGGCGCTCAGGCGGCTGAGGCGCCTGATGAGGGCGGCCTTCGGGTTGACCTCGAGGATCCGGGACATCTCCGGGAAGTCCTTGTTGGTCATCTTCATCAGGCGCTGCATCTGGACGCTGAAGCCGCCGTCGGCGTTGACCAGGCAGCAGGGGCTGTCGGTGAGCCGCTCGGACTTGCGGACCTCGCGGACGCGGGGGCCGATGGCCTCGCGGAAGAGGTCCAGCACGCGGCTGAAGCCGCCCTCGGCGTCCTTCTCCGCGCCCTCGGCCTCGGGCGTCTCCACCTTGTCCTTCGCGGACTCGGGGAGCTCCAGGTCGTCGGAATCGATCGAGGTCAGCGTCTTGCCGCCGTAGGCGCCCAGGGCGTTCATCACGAACTCGTCCACGGGCTCGGTGAGGTAGAGCACCTCCAGCCCCTTGCGGCGGAAGATCTCCAGG from Aquisphaera giovannonii includes these protein-coding regions:
- a CDS encoding type II toxin-antitoxin system VapC family toxin; translated protein: MRLLLDTHAIYWYVEGSPHLSETARSLIQDAANEILISPASCWEVAVKVSIGEMILDRPHEDSLGLMHDDHGFRILPIETAHTAFLGRMPFVPGHKDPFDRLLSAQSLVERAPMVSADAALDAHGVTRIW
- a CDS encoding type II toxin-antitoxin system Phd/YefM family antitoxin is translated as MSTVLSIDEVQVRLRELILHLGPGEEVIITEDRKPVARIVGASPKPGTGLRPPPGLGKGFITVVSDDEEHLADFQEYMP
- a CDS encoding IS630 family transposase (programmed frameshift); the encoded protein is MISTPNQYPVHLTPEDRQALEGVTRDRRSSASKIRRARALLLSDHNRPGGHMTGPQVADALGMHLNTVARLRRSFARQGGQPALERKPRDEPAVAPIVDGRVEAHLIAICTGPPPEGRCRWTMELIAGELVRSEVVESISGETVRRAPKKNELKPWQKRSWCVPERDRARFVADMEAVLDVYAEPRDVAHPLVCMDEAAKQLTEGVEPTTAAIPGRAAKEDYHYERRGVRAIFMFFDPIRGWRRVSGRDSRMRADWAEEVRRLLDEDYPHAELVTLVCDNLNTHGIASLYEAFPAAEAHRLARRLRIVHTPRSGSWLNVAEIELSVLARQCLDRRMGSGEEVDAECAAWERARNAEGSRVIWRFTTADARIKLRHLYPQI